From Pseudomonas hormoni:
GATTCTCGCGCCGATGCTCGGCGGATTGCTGGTCAACACCACGGGCTGGCAGTCCATTTTCCTGGCGCTGAGCGGTTTCAGTGCCTTGGCGGCGCTGGCCGTAGCGCTCGGTTTGCCGGAAAGCATGCCCGCGCATGTGCCACGTCAACCTCTGTCGGGCGCGTTGCGTCAGTACGGTCGCCTGTTGGCAGACCCGGTGTACCTCGGCCACGCCCTGACCGGTGGCATCGCCATCGCCGGGATGTTTGCCTACATCGCCGGTTCGCCGTTCGTCTTCATCAAACTCTACGGCGTACCGGCCGAGCATTTCGGCTGGTTGTTCGGCACCAATGCGGCGGGGTTCATTCTGGTTGCGCAGATCAACGCGCGGCTGCTGGCCAAGCGTGGCCCCGCGTTTTTGCTGGCGCGTACCGTGTGGATTTACCTGGCGGCCGGCCTGGCGCTGCTGGCCGTCAGTTCACTGCACACCGAGCAGTTATGGCCACTGTTGATTCCACTTTTTATCTGCATCGCCAGCCTCGGCTGCATTCTCCCCAATGCTTCGGCCTGTGCCATGAACGGGCAGGGCGCCCGCGCCGGGAGTGCGTCGGCGATGCTCGGGTGCCTGCAGTTCAGCGTCGCCGCCGGGGCTGCGTCGCTGGTGGGTATTTTGTACGACGGCAGCGCCGTGCCGATGGCGATGGTCATCAGCCTGTGCGGAATTCTGGTGGTGAGCGTGGCGATGCTCACCCGACGTTTGCAAAATGCCCGGGCGTTGGTGCAAGCCCAGGTGTGAGGCAGGTCTCAGCCGACAGCGCGCTGCTGTTGGGCGGGAATCTGATGAGGGGCAAGCAATCGTGCTTCGAGGGTTCGGGTGAAGGCGCGAGCTTCTGCTTCGCTACGGAACGTTACCGCGTGTTGGTCCAGGCGGACCTGCCACTGGGATTTTGCCAATTCTTTTATCAGGATCTTCATTGCTGACCTCCTCGGTTAAAAGATTGCATCGCAGAGTTCACGATTGTAGACCCGAATACGATCGCAATTATGACAACGGTCAACCTTCGGACTGACGGTGTCGTCCATTCGGACGACACTTGTATCAATCTGTTTCAGAAGCCTTCCAGCACAATCTTGCCCTTGGACTTGCCGCTCTCCAGCAGCTCATGCGCACGCCGCAGATTTGCCGCGTTGATAGTCCCGAAGTGCTCGCCCACCGTGGTTTTCAGTGTCCCGGCATCGATCAGCCCGGCCACGCGGTTGAGCAGTTTGTGCTGCTCGATCATGTCCGCCGTTTCGAACAGCGAGCGGGTGTACATAAACTCCCAGTGCAGGGACAGGCTCTTGCGTTTGAGCTTGGTCACGTCCAGCGCTTTCGGATCATCGATCAGCGCGAGTTTGCCTTGTGGTGCCAGGGCCTCGACCAATTGATCGAGATGCTGATCGGTCTGGGTCAGGCTGGCGACGTGGGTCACCTGCGCAACGCCTGCGCGTTTCAGTTCTTCGCCGAGCGGCTGGCTGTGATCGATCACCAGGTCGGCGCCCAACTCACGCACCCAGCTCTGGGTTTGCGCACGGGAAGCGGTGCCGATGACTTTCAAACCGGTGAGTTGACTGGCCAGTTGCGTCAGGATTGAACCGACACCGCCGGCCGCTCCGACGATCAGCAAATTCTGGCCTTCATCAGTGTTGCCTTCGCGCACTTGCAGGCGTTCGAAAAGCAATTCCCACGCGGTGATAGCGGTCAGCGGCAGTGCGGCCGCTTCGGCGTAACCGAGGGTTTTCGGCATATGGCCGACGATCCGCTCGTCCACCACGTGCAGTTCGCTGTTGCCGCCGGCGCGGGCAATCGAGCCGGCATAGAACACCTTGTCGCCGGTCTTGAACAACGTCACTTCGCTGCCGACTGCCTTGACCACGCCGGCCACGTCCCAGCCCAGCACTTTTGCCGCGCCGCCTTCGGGCTGGACGTTCTGGCGGACCTTGGTGTCTACCGGGTTGACCGAGATGGCTTTGACTTCCACCAGCAGATCACGCGGGCCGGCGACCGGTTCCGGCAGTTCGATGTCTTGCAGGGATTTTTCGTCGCTGATCGGCAACGAGGCGTAGTAGGCAATGGCTTTCATGAGGGATTTCCGAACAGTAATAGAGGAAGGGATCAAGCAACGGAGCGCAGGCGCTTGAGATCGAAGTGTTCGATCAGGTCGCCGGCCCGGGCGCGAAAGTTCTGGATGTGCGCGCTGGCGTCATGGGCTTGTAGCGCTTCGTCGCTGCTCCACTGTTCAATCATGTAGAAGGCCAGCGGATTGGCCAGATCCTGATGCAGGTCGTATTGACCGCAACCGACCTCGGCGCGGGTCGGCTCCAGCAGTGCACGCAAGTGTTGTTCGAGCGCGTCCTGTTGGCCGGCTTTGGCGATCAGGGTGGCAATGGCGGTAAAAGGCTGGGACATGGTCGACTCCGGGAGTGGTGTGATTTTCGATGCGACAGATGATTGGCTATTTCTCTACAAGATAAAACCCGCTAAAAGAGCAGTCTCTTTCAATATTTTTTTGATAATCGAGGCTGAAAATGCTGCGTTTCGATGACTTGCAGTTGTTCGTCCGGGCAGCGGACCTGGGCAGCCTGTCAGCGGCGGCGCGGGGAATGGACATGTCGGCGGCGGTGGCGAGTGCGGCGTTGAAGCGCATCGAACAGCAACTCGGCGCCCGGTTGCTCGCCCGTTCCACGCGCAGCCTGCGCCTGACCGCCGAGGGCGAAGGATTTCTCGAGTACGCCCGGGCCGCGCTGAGCAATCTCGATGAAGGTCGCCGTCTATTGGCCAGTGGTCAGGACCAGGTCAGCGGGGTGTTGCAGCTGTCGGCACCTTCGGATTTCGGTCGCAACCTGCTGCTGCCCTGGCTGGACGAGTTCCAGCGTGAACACCCGAAACTCACGGTGCGTTTGTTGCTGGGCGACCGCATCGCCGACCTGTTCCGCCAACCGGTGGACATTGCCCTGCGCTACGGTGAGCCGGAGGACTCGAGCCTGGTGGCGCTGCCCATCGCCCCGCACAACCGCCGCGTGCTGTGTGCCGCCCCGAGCTACCTGGCCCGGCATGGCGAGCCGCGGCAACTGGAACAACTGGCGCAGCATAATTGCTTGCTGTTCATGCTCGGAAGCCGGGTGCACGACCACTGGAGTTTTCACGACGGCAAACGCGAAGTCAGCCTGACCGTCAGCGGTGATCGTTTCAGTGACGATGCCGATGTGGTGCGTTTGTGGGCTGTGGCGGGTGCCGGGATCGCCTACAAATCCTGGCTCGATGTCGCCGCCGATGTGTTGGCCGGTCGCCTGAAAGTACTGATGCCGGAGCTGCTCTGTGAGCGCGCACCGCTGAATCTGCTGTGCGCCCATCGCGCACAATTGAGTAAGCCGGTGAACCTTTTGCGGGAAATGCTTGCCAGCCGATGTACTCATATAGGCGGTCAATTTCCCGTCTTGGCGGGTGTCGATCATTAGTCGCAGGCAAATAGCGAAATTTCCCTCAGGATCAATCACCACCAATGGTTTCCGGGGGGCAGGAACCGACGGGTAACGCGCTTATACTAGCGCTCGCCTCATGTACGCACCGTCGACCTCGCCATGGCGAGTCCGCGTTCGAGTCGGTCAGGCTCCACCGTCAATCGCCGGCCGTTGCAAGGTCCTCGAAGCAATGGCTTGTGTGAGTGGGGGCTTTGCCCGGTTTATGGCGGTTACCACGTCTTGGCCGACGACACATTACTGGTCAAGATGTCTCCGAGCAGTAGACGAAACGATTCAACAGGGAGTGAATACATGGAACATGCACCTTGCATCAGCCAGATAGCCACGTTGCTGGCTGACCCAAAGCGCAGCGCAATGATGTGGGCCTTGATGGATGGCGCTGCGCGGCAGACTGAAGAGCTGGCATTGCTGGCCCGCCTGTCGCCGTCTTCGGCCAGTGCACACCTGGGGCGTTTGTCCGCCGGAGGTCTGTTGAAAGTCGAAACCCGCGGCCGCAAGCGATTCTTCCGGCTGGCCGCCCCCGAAGTCGGAGCCGCGATAGAAGCGCTCGCCAGTGCGACGATCGCCAGCACACCTCGGGACATTCCCGATATTTTCAGCCGCACCCCCACCATCCCCAAACGTCAGGCCGCGCCCTCATCCTTGTTGCGCGCCCGGCTCTGCGACGATCATTTAGGCGGCACGCTGGCCGCCGATCTGTACCAGCGCTTGCTGGATGCGGGCTGGATCGAACAGTTCGATCATCGGGTGTCGATCACGCACAAGGGCGCCACGCAACTGGCGACACGTGGCGTTTTCGTCCAGGCGCTGGCGCAGAGCACCGGCCGAGCCGCCTGTGCCTGTCCTGACTGGAGCGAAAGACGTCCGCACATGGGCGGTTCACTGGGCGCGGCGTTGCTGCAGTTGTTCATGCAGTCCGGCTGGCTGAGCTTGCCGAACGATTCGCGCGCCTTGCATGTCACCGCGACGGGGCAGCGTGAAATCCACCGTTTTGCCAAGGAGACCGAGCTGGAAATGGCGTTGTAGACGCATCGGGATCGACGTCCGGGGTTTCGGGCGTCGTTCAGAGCTGTGGCCAGGTCGCATCCAGCAATAACCCCCGGCGGCCATCGCGCACACTCGATTCGGGACTTTCGAACGGGGGATGTGGCATGGAAACACGAGGCTTCAGCGCGGCAGAACGATTGGAACGGCTGCCCATCAGCGGTTATCACCGGATCATTTTCATCATCATTGCCCTGGCGTTTTTCTTTGACTCCATGGACCTGGCGATGATGACTTTCCTGCTCGGTTCGATCAAAACCGAGTTCGGCCTCAGCACGGCGCAGGCCGGGTTGCTCGCCAGTTCGAGTTTCTTCGGCATGGTCGTGGGCGCATCACTGTCCGGCATGCTGGCGGACCGTTTCGGCCGCAAACCGGTGTTCCAGTGGAGCATTGTGTTGTGGGGTATCGCCAGTTATCTGTGCTCTACGGCGCAGAATGTCGAGACGCTGACGCTCTTCCGTATCCTCCTGGGAATCGGCATGGGCATGGAGTTCCCCATCGCCCAGTCGATGCTTTCGGAATTGATTCCGGCGAAGAGGCGTGGGCGCTACATCGCGTTGATGGACGGTTTCTGGCCACTGGGGTTTGTCGCGGCCGGGGTGCTGTCGTATTTCCTGTTACCGGTGATTGGCTGGCGGGACATTTTTCTGGTGTTGGCGGTGCCGGCGGTGTTTGTCCTGGCGATTCGTTTTTTCATTCCCGAGTCACCGCGCTGGCTGGAACAGGCCGGGCGTGATGAGGCGGCGGACAAGGTCTTGCTGGGTATCGAAGCGCGGGTCCGGACATCCCTGGGTCGTGCGGATTTGCCTGAGCCGATCCGCTTGCCGCGTGTGGCAAGTACGCCGGGCAACTTCTTTTCGGCTTTGCAGCAGATCTGGTCGCCGCTGTATCGCCAACGCACGATGATGATCTGGAGCGTCTGGTTCTTTGCCTTGCTGGGTTTCTACGGGTTGACGTCGTGGCTCAGCGCGCTGCTGCAGCAGTCAGGTTTTGCCGTGACCCAGTCGGTGTATTACACCGTGCTGATTTCCCTCGGCGGGATTCCCGGTTTCCTCATGGCCGCTTGGCTGGTGGAACGCTGGGGACGTAAACCGGTGTGCGTGGTGACGTTGCTCGGCGGCGGGGTGATGGCGTTTCTTTACGGTCAGAGCGCGGTGTTTGGCGGCAATGTCGGCTTGCTGATTACGTCGGGGCTGTTGATGCAGTTTTTCCTGTTCGGCATGTGGGCGGTGCTCTACACCTACACGCCGGAGTTGTACCCGACGTCGGCGCGGGCCACGGGTTCCGGTTTTGCGTCGGCGATTGGCCGCGTGGGTTCGTTGCTCGGGCCGTTGGTGACCGGGCTGGTGTTCCCGATGACCGGGCAGGGTGGCGTGTTCGCGCTGGGGGCGATGTGCTTTGCGATTGCGGCGGGGGTGGTGTGGGTGTTCGGGATGGAGACGCGGGGCAAGACGCTGGAGGAGTTGAGCGAGGCCGTGGGTTAGATTGGAGACCGCGTTATCGTTCTTCACGGGCAAGTCGAATCGTCGCACCGCTCGCTCCTACAAGGTCCATGCGAAACCTGTAGGAGCGAGGCTTGCCCGCGAAGGCGGCTTTATGGTTTTACCAACCGTGCATCCAGGCTGTTTTGCGCCAACCGCTTGGCCTGATCCTGGGTCATGCCCAGATCGGTATACAGCGCATGGAAGTTCTCGGTCACATACCCGCCGAAGTACGCCGGGTCATCCGAGTTCACGGTGACTTTCACGCCGCGCTCAAGCATGTCGAGAATGTTGTGCTGTGACATGTGATCGAACACGCAAAGCTTGGTGTTGGACAACGGGCACACCGTCAACGGAATCTGCTCGTCAATGATCCGCTGCATCAAACGCTCGTCTTCGATGGCACGCACGCCATGGTCGATACGCTGGATTTTCAGCAGGTCGAGGGCTTCCCAGATGTATTCCGGCGGGCCTTCTTCACCGGCGTGAGCGACGGTCAGGAAACCTTCGTGACGGGCACGATCAAACACTCGCTGGAACTTGCTTGGCGGGTGACCCATTTCCGAACTGTCCAGGCCGACGGCCACAAACGCTTCGCGGAACGGCAGCGCCTGGTCGAGGGTCTTCTGCGCTTCGTCTTCGCTCAAGTGACGCAGGAAGCTCAGGATCAGACCGCTGGTGATGCCCAGTTGCTGCTCGCCGTCCTTCAGCGCGGCGGCGATGCCGTTGAGCACCACTTCGAACGGGATGCCACGGTCGGTGTGGGTCTGCGGGTCGAAGAACGGTTCGGTGTGGATCACGTTCTGCGCCTTGCAGCGCAACAGGTACGCCCAAGTCAGGTCGTAGAAATCCTGGGAGGTACGCAGCACATCGGCGCCCTGGTAATACAGGTCGAGAAACTCTTGCAGGTTGTTGAAGGCGTACGCCTTGCGCAGGGTTTCGACGTCGCTCCACGGCAGGGCGATCCGGTTGCGTTCGGCCAGGGCGAACAGCAGTTCGGGCTCGAGCGAACCCTCGAGGTGCAGGTGCAGTTCTGCCTTGGGCAGGGCGTTCAGCCAATCGTACATTGTTGAAATCTCATCAGGTGCAATGACGGCATTCTACAGATGCTCGCTGCAACAATTGTTAAAACCTGACCAAGAGGTCCATCAACCTGCAGCCATCCACGGGTGCGCTAAGGTGTAACGAAACGTTAGCGCCGCTCCGCAGTCAGTAGCTCATCACGCTGATTCCGCTCCATTCGGCAAAAAGGCCTGCAATGCTCACACTCCTCAAGCAAGAAAAGTTTCTGCTGCTGGCCCTGATTGCCGCCTTCATCGCTTACCCGATGGAACACTGGATGCTGCACAGCGGCCAGCCCATCGCCCTGTCCGCCGGCCTCGTGCTGATCGCCTTCATCGTCGCTGCGTCCATGCGCGTCGCCCATCACGCCGAGCTGCTGGCGGAAAAAGTCGGCGACCCCTACGGCACAATGATCCTGACCCTGGCAGCGGTACTGGTGGAAGTGGTGATCCTGGCGATCATGATGAGCAACGAAGCCTCACCGACGCTGGTGCGCGACACGATTTACTCGGCGGTCATGCTCGATATCAACGGCATCCTCGGCCTCGCGGCGTTGATGGGCGGGATCAAGCATGGCGAACAGTCCTACAACGATGACTCGGCGCGCAGCTACAGCGTGATGATCCTCACCGCCATGGGCGTTTCCATGGTGGTGCCGGAGTTCATTCCCGAGGCGAACTGGAAGCTGTATTCCGCGTTCACCATCGGTGCGATGGTCGTGCTTTACACCCTGTTCCTGCGCATGCAGGTCGGGCCGCACAGTTATTTTTTCAGCTACAGCTACCCGGAAAAACGCCGCAAGAAAGTCCCGGAAGAAGAACCTGAACCGGTCAATCTTGTGTTGAGTATCGGGACGTTGGTGTTTGGTGTGGTGGTGATCGGCGCATTGGCCGAGGTGATGTCCAAGACCCTCGACCTGGGACTGGAAGGGACGGGCGCACCGCCAGTGATCACGGCGATTCTGGTGGCGGCGATTTCCGCGGCGCCAGAGATTCTGACGGCGTTGCGCGCGGCGCTGGCCAACCGCATGCAGTCGGTGGTCAACATCGCCATGGGTGCATCGCTGTCGACGGTGATCCTGACGGTGCCGGTGATGGAAGCTATGGCGCTCTACACCGGCCAACCGTTTCAGATGGCGATGACGCCGGTGCAGACGGTGATGATCTTCCTTACCCTGATCGTTAGCGCGATCAACCTCAACGATGGCGAAACCAATGCCATCGAAGGCATGACCCACTTTGTACTGTTTGCGACGTTCATCATGTTGTCGCTGCTCGGTCTTTAAAAGCTTCGCGGGCAAGCCTTGCTCCTACAGGTCCGACGCGTGACCAGTAGGAGCTAGGCTTGCCCGCGAAGGCGTCCGATCAGACGCCCGCGATCAACTGCCGAGCCGCCTGGCTGTGATCCGCAATCAACCCCTTCAGATCCAGCCCCTCAACCTGCCCGTCAATCACTCGCCACTTGCCACCCACCATCACCCGATCCGCCCGGTCCGCGCCGCACAACAGCAACGCCGACACCGGATCATGACTGCCCGAGAAGCGCAGCTCATCCAGCTTGAACAACGCCAGATCCGCCTGCTTGCCCACCGCCAGCTCACCAATATCGGTACGCCCGAGCAAACTCGCCGAGCCTTTGGTCGCCCAACCCAGCACCAGTTCCGGGGTGATTCTCTCGGCGCCATAACGCAGCCGCTGAATGTAAAGCGCCTGACGGGTTTCGAGCATCATGTTCGACGCATCGTTGGACGCCGAACCGTCCACACCCAGCCCCAGCAATGCGCCGGCGGCGGTCAGGTCCAGTGTCGGGCAAATGCCGGAGGCCAGGCGCATGTTCGAGCTCGGGCAATGGCAAATGCCAGTGCCGGCCGCGCCGAGGCGGGCGATTTCGTCAGGGTTGAAGTGGATGCCATGCGCGAGCCAGGTGCGCGGGCCGAGCCAGCCGACGCTGTCCAGGTAATCCACGGTACGCAGGCCGAAGCGCTGCAGGCAGAAGTCTTCTTCATCGAGGGTTTCCGCCAGATGGGTGTGCAGGCGCACATCGAGTTTGTTCGCCAGTTCGGCGCTGGCCGACATGATTTCCGGGGTCACCGAGAATGGAGAGCACGGCGCCAGGGCGATCTGGATTTGCGCGCCATCGCCGCGTTCGTGGTATTCGGCGATCAGGCGCTGACTGTCGTCGAGAATCACTTCGCCCTCCTGCACGGTTTGCTGCGGTGGCAGGCCGCCGTCCTTTTCGCCGAGGCTCATGGAACCGCGCGTGAGCATGGCGCGCATGCCGAGTTCGCGGACGCTCTCGACTTGCACGTCGATCGCATTTTCCAGGCCTTGCGGGAACAGGTAATGGTGATCGGCCGCTGTGGTGCAGCCAGACAACAGCAACTCCGCCAGCGCGACTTTCGTGGCGAGGGCGAGCTTTTCAGGGGTGAGTCGCGCCCAGACCGGGTACAGGGTTTTCAACCACGGGAACAACGGCTGATTGACCACCGGCGCCCAGGCGCGGGTCAGGGTTTGATAGAAGTGGTGATGGGTGTTGATCAGCCCCGGCAGGATCACATGCTCGCGGGCATCGAACACTTGCCCGCAAGGCGAAGAAGGTTGCTGGCCGGCGGCAAGCACTTCGACGATCAGACCGTCTTGCACAACCAGGCCGCCACGGGCATCGAGGCCATTGGCAGTGAAGATCGCAAGGGGATTTTTTAACCAGGTACGGGTCGCAGGCATGTTGGCCGGCTCCTCTGAAAGTGGGTTCAGGTTAGCCAGCTCAGTGATTACCCTGTCTGCTGATCCAGGGTCGCCGCGGGGGACGAGGTGCGGAGTTTCAAACAAAAAGAGTTTACGGGCAAGCCCGGCCCGACAGGACGACGCTAATCCCAGCGTGGAATGAAACCCTTGTGGGAGCGAGCCTGCTCGCGATGGTGGGTCAGCCGCATTGATGTCGACTGACACTCCATCGCGAGCAGGCTCGCTCCCACATTGGATTTGTGTTGGTTACCAGGGAATGGTCTCACCCTTGTAATTCACAAAGTGATGCCCACCCTTGCCGACATACGCATTCACCTGATCCACCAACCCCCGTGTACTGGTTTCCACATCGATATCAGCGCCTTCGCCGCCCATGTCGGTTTTCACCCAGCCCGGATGCAGCGACAGCACGGTCAGTTTCTGCTCGCCCAATTGCGTCACAAAGCTATTGGTCATGGAGTTCAATGCCGCCTTGCTCGCCTTGTACAACGCCAGCTCCGGTGCGTCCGGCATGGTCACGCTGCCGAGCACCGAACTCATGAACGCCAGTACGCCGCTTTCCGGGCGAATTTGCCCGACAAAACGTTGTGCCAGATTGATCGGTGCCACTGCATTGGTGAAAAACAACTGGCCCACTTCAGCCAGCGTCGCGCCGCCCGGTGTCTGTACTTCCGGCCCCTTGACCCCGGCATTCACGAACAACAGATCAAACACTTCGCCCTTGAGTTGCTGACTCAGCGCGATGACTGCCTGCTGGTCATCCATGTCGAGTTTTTCGATCCGCACCTTGCCCAATGCCTGCAAGGCGTCGGCATTCTGCGGGTTGCGCACGGTGGCGGTGACTTGCCAGCCGTCGGCCAGCAGGGTCTTCACCAGACCGAGGCCCAGGCCCCGGGAGGCGCCGATGATGAGTGCGGTTTTTGCCTTGGACATGAGTGGCTTCCTTGAAAAATGAGGGTCACGGAGTTAACGGACAACGTTGCCCGAGCCGTTGTTGCAACTCGTGTCGCAGCGCGCCCAGTTCATCCATTCGGGTTTCGATCAGTTTGAGTTTGTCTTGCAGCAATTGCGTGACGGCGCTGTCCGGGTCAGGCGACTGCCACAACGCGGCGACGCTGCTGCCGATTTCGCCCAGGGTAAAACCCAGCCGTTGAGCGGTCTTGATGTACAGCACCAGCTGCACCACGTCCGGCGGATAGTCGCGATAACCGTTGGCGCTGCGTTGCGCGGCGATCAATCCGCGTTGTTCGTAGAAGCGCAGCGTGTCACGGCTGACGGCGCTGGCCTGGGCTAATTCACCGATACGCATCCTGACGTCTCGAGAGGGGCTTGACCCTGGAGCATACTCCAGGCTTTAGCCTTGTTGCTCCCTGAATTTATGGAGCAATGCCGATGTGGACTTCAACGCAATATCGCCGGTTGGTGCGTGGCAGCGCCTGGTATGACTTGATCGTGACGGCGGCGTTTGTCACGCCGTGGACATTTGCGGCGTTGCACGGCGTTTTGACAAGTGTGAGCCGGGCGTTCGACTTGTCCGGAGAACTGCCGGCGTTTGAGCCAATGCACATGCTGATGGCGAACCTGTTGGGATCGATTGTGTGCATTTGGGCCGTGCTGCGAATTCGTGATCCGCAGCAGGTGTTTGGTCGGTATGACGCCGTGGGCCGATTTCTGTTCTCGGCTTGGCAGCTCTATGCCTTGTTGCATGGCGCCAGTTCGCTGTTGGTGATTTTTTTGTTTTTTGAATTGGCGTGGGGCGTGGTTCAGGTGTTGCCTGTGGATAAAACAAGTAGCTGGCCATTGAGACAGGAAATCTGAAAATCCGTGGCGACCAAGGCGTTTGGGACGCCGCCTCGCCACCTTTCGATTTCCATCAGGCACCACTTGAGGGCGAAGCCGTTGATCAGGCTCCGCTTTTGCTCATCAAGGTTTGGTCAAAAAACGAGCAACCCATTGCAAGCCATGCCGGACATGGGGCCGCGACAGCCATGAACGGGTTATCCACAGATTGCTCCACAGTATTTGTGCGCAAGCTCAAAGCTCGGGCATAAGCACTGAGCGGCTTTCTTCTAAAGGTGATAACCCACTCTAACTTATTGTTTTTACGTGGATTTAGTCATGGTGATGGCAAATTGAGCGAAAAATGAGCAATGCCCGCAAAGCCGCATGACAGAAGGGTTACAGCGGTATGTGCTCAGGTTATCCACAGCCGGGTGCACAGTAGATGTGGGCAACTGCGACAGTTAGACGAAAGGGCTGTGTACGTTGTTGGTGCGATCAGCGCTGCAACAGAATGCGCCCGCGACTCAAATCCGCAAGCTGGGTTTGCAGGGTTTCGATCTGCGCTTCGCCCATCGCCAATTGCAGCTCTACACCGTTGGCCGTGAACGTTTCTTCTACAACCAGCCCGCCAAGTTCCGCCACCCGAAGTTTCACCAGCGTCAGTTCAGCAAACCCGCAGGCGCAACTCACCGGCACTCGGCTGATCAGCTCTATTTTCGGCGCGGCTTGCAGGCACTTGTTGGCGCCGCCGCCATATGCCCGGGCGAGCCCACCGGTGCCGAGTTGAATGCCGCCATACCAACGGATCACCAGCACGGCGACCTGATCGCAATCCTGAGCATCGATCGCCGCCAGAATCGGTCGGCCAGCCGTACCGCCCGGCTCGCCATCATCGGTGCTGCGGTATTGA
This genomic window contains:
- a CDS encoding zinc-binding alcohol dehydrogenase family protein, which produces MKAIAYYASLPISDEKSLQDIELPEPVAGPRDLLVEVKAISVNPVDTKVRQNVQPEGGAAKVLGWDVAGVVKAVGSEVTLFKTGDKVFYAGSIARAGGNSELHVVDERIVGHMPKTLGYAEAAALPLTAITAWELLFERLQVREGNTDEGQNLLIVGAAGGVGSILTQLASQLTGLKVIGTASRAQTQSWVRELGADLVIDHSQPLGEELKRAGVAQVTHVASLTQTDQHLDQLVEALAPQGKLALIDDPKALDVTKLKRKSLSLHWEFMYTRSLFETADMIEQHKLLNRVAGLIDAGTLKTTVGEHFGTINAANLRRAHELLESGKSKGKIVLEGF
- a CDS encoding MFS transporter, with the translated sequence METRGFSAAERLERLPISGYHRIIFIIIALAFFFDSMDLAMMTFLLGSIKTEFGLSTAQAGLLASSSFFGMVVGASLSGMLADRFGRKPVFQWSIVLWGIASYLCSTAQNVETLTLFRILLGIGMGMEFPIAQSMLSELIPAKRRGRYIALMDGFWPLGFVAAGVLSYFLLPVIGWRDIFLVLAVPAVFVLAIRFFIPESPRWLEQAGRDEAADKVLLGIEARVRTSLGRADLPEPIRLPRVASTPGNFFSALQQIWSPLYRQRTMMIWSVWFFALLGFYGLTSWLSALLQQSGFAVTQSVYYTVLISLGGIPGFLMAAWLVERWGRKPVCVVTLLGGGVMAFLYGQSAVFGGNVGLLITSGLLMQFFLFGMWAVLYTYTPELYPTSARATGSGFASAIGRVGSLLGPLVTGLVFPMTGQGGVFALGAMCFAIAAGVVWVFGMETRGKTLEELSEAVG
- a CDS encoding ArsR/SmtB family transcription factor, whose protein sequence is MEHAPCISQIATLLADPKRSAMMWALMDGAARQTEELALLARLSPSSASAHLGRLSAGGLLKVETRGRKRFFRLAAPEVGAAIEALASATIASTPRDIPDIFSRTPTIPKRQAAPSSLLRARLCDDHLGGTLAADLYQRLLDAGWIEQFDHRVSITHKGATQLATRGVFVQALAQSTGRAACACPDWSERRPHMGGSLGAALLQLFMQSGWLSLPNDSRALHVTATGQREIHRFAKETELEMAL
- a CDS encoding putative quinol monooxygenase, translated to MSQPFTAIATLIAKAGQQDALEQHLRALLEPTRAEVGCGQYDLHQDLANPLAFYMIEQWSSDEALQAHDASAHIQNFRARAGDLIEHFDLKRLRSVA
- a CDS encoding 8-oxoguanine deaminase; amino-acid sequence: MPATRTWLKNPLAIFTANGLDARGGLVVQDGLIVEVLAAGQQPSSPCGQVFDAREHVILPGLINTHHHFYQTLTRAWAPVVNQPLFPWLKTLYPVWARLTPEKLALATKVALAELLLSGCTTAADHHYLFPQGLENAIDVQVESVRELGMRAMLTRGSMSLGEKDGGLPPQQTVQEGEVILDDSQRLIAEYHERGDGAQIQIALAPCSPFSVTPEIMSASAELANKLDVRLHTHLAETLDEEDFCLQRFGLRTVDYLDSVGWLGPRTWLAHGIHFNPDEIARLGAAGTGICHCPSSNMRLASGICPTLDLTAAGALLGLGVDGSASNDASNMMLETRQALYIQRLRYGAERITPELVLGWATKGSASLLGRTDIGELAVGKQADLALFKLDELRFSGSHDPVSALLLCGADRADRVMVGGKWRVIDGQVEGLDLKGLIADHSQAARQLIAGV
- a CDS encoding LysR family transcriptional regulator, whose amino-acid sequence is MLRFDDLQLFVRAADLGSLSAAARGMDMSAAVASAALKRIEQQLGARLLARSTRSLRLTAEGEGFLEYARAALSNLDEGRRLLASGQDQVSGVLQLSAPSDFGRNLLLPWLDEFQREHPKLTVRLLLGDRIADLFRQPVDIALRYGEPEDSSLVALPIAPHNRRVLCAAPSYLARHGEPRQLEQLAQHNCLLFMLGSRVHDHWSFHDGKREVSLTVSGDRFSDDADVVRLWAVAGAGIAYKSWLDVAADVLAGRLKVLMPELLCERAPLNLLCAHRAQLSKPVNLLREMLASRCTHIGGQFPVLAGVDH
- a CDS encoding multidrug effflux MFS transporter, whose product is MNFRTILILGALTAFGPLAIDFYLPAFPAMALAFGTDEQHVQLTLAAYFLGLSIGQLMYGPVADRFGRRIPLLTGVGLFTAASLACAYAPNLEWLLGARFVQALGGCAGMVISRAIVSDKCDAVGSAKVFSQLMLVMGLAPILAPMLGGLLVNTTGWQSIFLALSGFSALAALAVALGLPESMPAHVPRQPLSGALRQYGRLLADPVYLGHALTGGIAIAGMFAYIAGSPFVFIKLYGVPAEHFGWLFGTNAAGFILVAQINARLLAKRGPAFLLARTVWIYLAAGLALLAVSSLHTEQLWPLLIPLFICIASLGCILPNASACAMNGQGARAGSASAMLGCLQFSVAAGAASLVGILYDGSAVPMAMVISLCGILVVSVAMLTRRLQNARALVQAQV
- a CDS encoding adenosine deaminase, giving the protein MYDWLNALPKAELHLHLEGSLEPELLFALAERNRIALPWSDVETLRKAYAFNNLQEFLDLYYQGADVLRTSQDFYDLTWAYLLRCKAQNVIHTEPFFDPQTHTDRGIPFEVVLNGIAAALKDGEQQLGITSGLILSFLRHLSEDEAQKTLDQALPFREAFVAVGLDSSEMGHPPSKFQRVFDRARHEGFLTVAHAGEEGPPEYIWEALDLLKIQRIDHGVRAIEDERLMQRIIDEQIPLTVCPLSNTKLCVFDHMSQHNILDMLERGVKVTVNSDDPAYFGGYVTENFHALYTDLGMTQDQAKRLAQNSLDARLVKP
- a CDS encoding calcium:proton antiporter, coding for MLTLLKQEKFLLLALIAAFIAYPMEHWMLHSGQPIALSAGLVLIAFIVAASMRVAHHAELLAEKVGDPYGTMILTLAAVLVEVVILAIMMSNEASPTLVRDTIYSAVMLDINGILGLAALMGGIKHGEQSYNDDSARSYSVMILTAMGVSMVVPEFIPEANWKLYSAFTIGAMVVLYTLFLRMQVGPHSYFFSYSYPEKRRKKVPEEEPEPVNLVLSIGTLVFGVVVIGALAEVMSKTLDLGLEGTGAPPVITAILVAAISAAPEILTALRAALANRMQSVVNIAMGASLSTVILTVPVMEAMALYTGQPFQMAMTPVQTVMIFLTLIVSAINLNDGETNAIEGMTHFVLFATFIMLSLLGL